Proteins encoded by one window of Serratia nevei:
- the rraA gene encoding ribonuclease E activity regulator RraA, which produces MKYDTSELCDIYHEEVNVVEPLFSNFGGRTSFGGQITTVKCFEDNGLLFDLLEENGRGRVLLVDGGGSVRRALINAELARLAAQNEWEGIVVYGAVRQVDDLEELDIGIQAMAAIPVGAVSEGVGESDIRVNFGGVTFFSGDHLYADNTGIILSEDPLDIE; this is translated from the coding sequence ATGAAATACGATACTTCCGAACTTTGCGACATCTATCATGAAGAGGTGAACGTTGTTGAACCTCTGTTCTCCAATTTTGGCGGGCGTACTTCATTTGGCGGGCAGATCACCACGGTGAAATGCTTTGAGGATAACGGCCTGTTGTTCGATCTGCTTGAAGAAAACGGCCGCGGCCGCGTGCTGTTGGTCGACGGCGGCGGTTCGGTACGCCGGGCGCTGATCAACGCCGAACTGGCGCGCCTGGCCGCCCAGAACGAATGGGAAGGCATCGTGGTGTACGGCGCGGTGCGTCAGGTGGACGATCTGGAAGAACTCGACATCGGCATTCAGGCGATGGCGGCGATCCCGGTGGGTGCCGTGAGCGAAGGCGTGGGCGAAAGCGATATCCGCGTCAACTTCGGTGGCGTCACCTTCTTCTCCGGCGATCACCTGTATGCCGACAACACCGGCATCATCCTCTCCGAAGACCCGCTCGACATCGAGTGA
- the zapB gene encoding septal ring assembly protein ZapB has product MSFEVFEKLEAKVQQAIDTITLLQMEIEELKDKNNSLSQEVQAASGNHEALVRENQQLKEEQHVWQDRLRALLGKMEEV; this is encoded by the coding sequence ATGTCATTTGAAGTATTTGAGAAACTGGAAGCAAAAGTACAGCAGGCGATTGATACCATCACCTTGTTGCAGATGGAAATTGAAGAGCTGAAAGACAAAAACAACTCTCTGTCGCAGGAAGTTCAGGCTGCCTCCGGCAACCACGAAGCGCTGGTGCGCGAAAACCAACAGCTGAAAGAAGAACAGCACGTATGGCAAGATCGCCTGCGCGCTCTGCTGGGCAAAATGGAAGAGGTCTGA
- a CDS encoding MIP/aquaporin family protein: protein MSQTTSPTLKGQCIAEFLGTALLIFFGVGCVAALKLAGASFGQWEISIIWGLGVAMAIYLTAAISGAHLNPAVTLALWLFACFDGRKVVPYIIAQVAGAFCAAALVYGLYYNLFFDFEAAHHMVRGSNESLELAGIFSTYPNAHISVGQAFLVETVIAAILMCLILALTDDGNGIPRGPLAPLLIGILIAVIGASMGPLTGFALNPARDFGPKLFAYLAGWGKVAFTGARDIPYFLVPIFAPIVGCGLGAFGYRALIGRHLPCDVCVTEEEPDAKTQQRKA from the coding sequence ATGAGCCAAACCACCAGTCCGACATTAAAAGGCCAGTGCATCGCCGAGTTCCTCGGCACGGCGCTGCTGATCTTCTTTGGCGTAGGCTGCGTTGCCGCGCTGAAACTGGCGGGTGCCAGCTTCGGCCAGTGGGAAATCAGCATCATTTGGGGCCTGGGCGTCGCCATGGCCATCTATCTGACCGCCGCCATTTCCGGCGCGCATCTCAACCCTGCGGTCACCCTCGCTCTGTGGCTGTTCGCCTGCTTCGACGGGCGCAAAGTGGTGCCTTACATCATTGCACAGGTCGCCGGTGCCTTCTGCGCCGCTGCCCTGGTCTATGGGCTGTACTACAACCTGTTCTTCGACTTTGAAGCGGCTCACCACATGGTGCGCGGCAGCAACGAAAGCCTCGAACTGGCGGGCATCTTCTCGACTTACCCTAACGCGCACATCTCCGTCGGCCAGGCCTTCCTGGTAGAAACGGTGATCGCCGCCATTCTGATGTGCCTGATCCTGGCGCTGACCGACGACGGCAACGGCATTCCGCGCGGCCCGCTGGCCCCGCTGCTGATCGGTATTCTGATTGCCGTGATCGGCGCCTCCATGGGACCATTGACCGGCTTTGCGTTGAACCCGGCGCGTGACTTCGGGCCGAAACTGTTTGCCTACCTGGCCGGCTGGGGCAAAGTCGCCTTCACCGGCGCACGGGACATCCCGTACTTCCTGGTGCCGATCTTCGCCCCTATCGTCGGCTGTGGCCTGGGCGCTTTCGGTTACCGCGCGCTGATTGGCCGCCACCTGCCGTGCGACGTCTGCGTGACGGAAGAAGAGCCTGATGCCAAGACCCAGCAGCGCAAAGCGTGA
- the glpK gene encoding glycerol kinase GlpK → MTVEKKYIVALDQGTTSSRAVVLDHDANIVAVSQREFPQIYPKAGWVEHDPMEIWASQSSTLVEVLAKADISSDQIAGIGITNQRETTIVWEKETGKPIYNAIVWQCRRTADICEKLKRDGLEEYIRHNTGLVVDPYFSGTKVKWILDNVEGARERAKRGELLFGTVDTWLVWKMTQGRVHVTDYTNASRTMMFNIHELDWDERMLEVLDIPRAMLPKVRPSSEVYGQTNIGGKGGTRIPIAGIAGDQQAALYGQLCVQPGMAKNTYGTGCFLLMNTGKEAVRSKNGLLTTIACGPRGEVNYALEGAVFIGGASIQWLRDELKLISDAADSEYFATKVKDSNGVYVVPAFTGLGAPYWDPYARGAIFGLTRGANSNHIIRATLESIAFQTRDVLDAMQADANTRLQSLRVDGGAVANNFLMQFQSDILGTRVERPEVRESTALGAAFLAGLAIGYWNDLDEVKSKAVIEREFRPSIETTERNYRYSGWKKAVARAQAWEDHE, encoded by the coding sequence ATGACTGTAGAAAAAAAATACATTGTCGCACTCGACCAAGGGACCACCAGTTCACGCGCCGTCGTGCTCGATCACGACGCCAACATCGTTGCGGTATCGCAGCGCGAATTCCCGCAGATCTATCCAAAGGCCGGCTGGGTTGAGCACGACCCGATGGAGATCTGGGCGTCGCAAAGCTCGACGCTGGTAGAAGTGCTGGCGAAAGCCGACATCAGTTCCGATCAGATCGCCGGCATTGGCATCACCAACCAGCGCGAAACCACCATCGTCTGGGAAAAAGAGACCGGCAAGCCGATTTACAACGCCATCGTCTGGCAGTGCCGCCGCACCGCCGACATCTGCGAGAAGCTCAAGCGCGACGGCCTGGAAGAGTACATCCGTCACAACACCGGCCTGGTGGTTGACCCGTACTTCTCCGGCACCAAGGTGAAGTGGATCCTGGACAACGTCGAAGGCGCCCGCGAGCGCGCCAAGCGCGGCGAACTGCTGTTCGGCACCGTCGATACCTGGCTGGTGTGGAAAATGACCCAGGGCCGCGTACACGTTACCGATTACACCAACGCCTCACGCACCATGATGTTCAACATCCACGAGCTGGACTGGGATGAGCGCATGCTGGAAGTGCTGGATATCCCGCGCGCCATGCTGCCGAAAGTCCGTCCTTCCTCCGAGGTGTACGGCCAGACCAACATCGGCGGTAAGGGCGGTACGCGTATTCCTATCGCCGGTATCGCCGGTGACCAGCAGGCAGCGCTGTACGGCCAGCTGTGCGTTCAACCGGGCATGGCGAAGAACACCTACGGCACCGGCTGCTTCCTGCTGATGAACACCGGCAAAGAAGCGGTGCGCTCGAAAAACGGCCTGCTGACCACCATCGCCTGCGGCCCGCGCGGCGAAGTGAACTATGCGCTGGAAGGCGCGGTGTTCATCGGCGGTGCGTCTATCCAGTGGCTGCGCGATGAGCTGAAACTGATCAGCGACGCCGCCGACTCCGAATACTTCGCCACCAAGGTGAAAGACAGCAACGGCGTCTATGTGGTGCCGGCCTTTACCGGCCTGGGCGCCCCTTACTGGGATCCGTATGCCCGCGGCGCCATCTTCGGCCTGACCCGTGGCGCCAACAGCAACCACATCATCCGAGCCACGCTGGAATCCATCGCCTTCCAGACCCGTGACGTGCTGGACGCCATGCAGGCCGACGCCAACACCCGCCTGCAATCGCTGCGCGTGGACGGTGGCGCGGTCGCCAACAACTTCCTGATGCAGTTCCAGTCCGATATCCTCGGCACCCGCGTAGAACGCCCTGAGGTGCGTGAATCGACGGCGCTGGGTGCCGCGTTCCTGGCGGGCCTGGCCATCGGCTACTGGAACGATCTGGATGAAGTGAAGAGCAAAGCGGTGATTGAGCGCGAATTCCGCCCAAGCATCGAAACCACCGAACGCAACTACCGCTACAGCGGCTGGAAAAAAGCGGTGGCTCGTGCTCAGGCATGGGAAGATCACGAGTAA
- the glpX gene encoding class II fructose-bisphosphatase: MKRELAIEFSRVTEAAALAGYKWLGRGDKNAADGAAVHAMRIMLNKVDIDGRIVIGEGEIDEAPMLYIGEQVGTGQGDAVDIAVDPIEGTRMTAMGQSNALAVLAVGDRGTFLHAPDMYMEKLVVGPAARGAIDLDLPLAENLQNVAARLGKPLSQLTVIVLAKPRHDGVIAQMQQLGVRVFAIPDGDVAASILTCMPESEVDVMYGIGGAPEGVISAAVIRALDGDMQARLLPRHEVKGDSAENRRIGEQELARCREMGIEAGQVLRMDQMARNDNVIFSATGITKGDLLEGISRQGNMATTETLLIRGKSRTIRRIRSTHYLDRKDPALHEFLL; encoded by the coding sequence ATGAAACGTGAATTAGCCATCGAATTTTCCCGCGTTACCGAAGCCGCCGCGCTGGCGGGCTACAAATGGCTGGGACGCGGCGACAAGAACGCCGCCGACGGCGCGGCGGTCCACGCCATGCGCATCATGCTCAACAAAGTGGATATCGATGGCCGCATTGTGATCGGCGAAGGCGAGATCGACGAAGCGCCGATGCTGTATATCGGCGAACAGGTCGGCACCGGCCAGGGCGACGCGGTCGACATCGCGGTCGATCCGATCGAAGGCACCCGCATGACCGCCATGGGCCAGTCGAATGCGCTGGCGGTATTGGCGGTGGGCGATCGCGGCACCTTCCTGCACGCGCCGGACATGTACATGGAGAAGCTGGTGGTCGGCCCGGCGGCGCGCGGCGCCATCGATCTCGACCTGCCGCTGGCGGAGAACCTGCAGAACGTCGCCGCACGGCTGGGCAAACCGCTGTCGCAGCTGACGGTGATCGTCTTGGCCAAACCGCGCCACGACGGCGTCATCGCGCAGATGCAGCAGCTGGGCGTGCGGGTGTTCGCCATTCCTGACGGCGACGTGGCGGCCTCCATTCTCACCTGCATGCCGGAAAGCGAGGTCGATGTGATGTATGGCATCGGCGGCGCGCCGGAAGGGGTGATCTCAGCTGCGGTGATCCGCGCGCTGGACGGCGACATGCAGGCGCGTTTGCTGCCGCGCCATGAAGTGAAAGGCGACAGCGCCGAGAACCGCCGCATCGGCGAACAGGAGCTGGCGCGCTGCCGGGAAATGGGTATCGAGGCCGGTCAGGTGCTGCGCATGGACCAGATGGCGCGCAACGACAACGTGATCTTCTCCGCCACCGGCATCACCAAGGGCGATCTGCTGGAGGGTATCAGCCGCCAGGGCAACATGGCCACGACCGAAACCCTGCTGATCCGCGGCAAGTCACGCACCATCCGCCGCATCCGTTCGACCCACTATCTGGATCGCAAAGACCCGGCGCTGCACGAGTTTTTGCTGTAA
- the tehA gene encoding dicarboxylate transporter/tellurite-resistance protein TehA: protein MSSLQCIQRVPVGFFGMVLGVFGLGSAWRYAATLGYGPGWLGESLIFLGSAIWLALALIYLCRCLIDPRAVRDEFRSNTQFSFISLLPAGGVLVSIGLHPYSLPLANGLMVAGSVGQLIFSAWRCAPLWRGEFASEATTPGFYLPTVAANFICAMAFGTAGHPDIGMMFLGAGLISWLTLEPAIIHRLRTKAALPAAARGVIGIQLAPAFVACYAWLCVNGNDFDTFALILLGYGLLQLFFMFRLVRWFFAGGFSPGMWAFSFGLSAMANASLRLLQSQRGADMQVLAWGLFALANLLLVGLMVKTLWLLLRGKLLPAKTPVAG from the coding sequence ATGTCATCACTGCAGTGCATTCAACGTGTTCCCGTCGGTTTCTTTGGGATGGTTCTGGGGGTTTTCGGCCTCGGCAGCGCCTGGCGATACGCCGCCACGCTCGGCTATGGGCCCGGCTGGCTGGGTGAGTCGCTCATCTTTCTCGGCAGTGCTATCTGGCTGGCGTTGGCGCTGATCTATCTCTGCCGCTGCCTGATTGACCCACGCGCGGTGCGTGACGAGTTTCGCAGCAACACTCAGTTCAGTTTTATCAGCTTGCTTCCGGCAGGCGGCGTGTTGGTGTCCATCGGTTTGCACCCCTACAGCCTGCCGCTGGCGAATGGGCTGATGGTCGCGGGCTCCGTCGGCCAGCTCATCTTCTCGGCCTGGCGCTGTGCGCCGTTGTGGCGCGGCGAGTTCGCGTCGGAGGCCACGACGCCGGGATTCTACCTGCCGACGGTGGCCGCTAACTTTATCTGCGCGATGGCGTTTGGCACCGCCGGCCACCCTGATATCGGCATGATGTTTCTTGGCGCCGGTTTGATTTCATGGCTGACCCTCGAACCCGCCATTATCCACCGTCTGCGCACCAAGGCCGCGCTGCCGGCCGCCGCCCGCGGCGTTATCGGTATTCAGCTGGCTCCGGCCTTTGTCGCCTGCTACGCGTGGTTATGCGTCAATGGCAACGACTTCGATACGTTCGCCTTAATCCTGTTGGGCTACGGCCTGCTGCAGCTGTTTTTTATGTTCCGGTTGGTGCGTTGGTTTTTTGCCGGTGGCTTCAGCCCGGGCATGTGGGCTTTCTCGTTCGGCTTATCGGCGATGGCGAACGCGTCGCTGCGGTTGTTGCAGAGCCAGCGCGGGGCCGATATGCAAGTGCTGGCCTGGGGGCTGTTCGCGTTGGCTAACCTGCTGCTCGTCGGCCTGATGGTGAAGACGCTGTGGCTGCTGTTGCGTGGGAAACTGCTGCCCGCCAAAACGCCGGTGGCGGGATGA
- the emrD gene encoding multidrug efflux MFS transporter EmrD, with translation MRKLENFHLLVMLILLVAVGQMAQTIYVPVIADIAHDLSVRTGAVQRVMAAYLLTYGFSQLIYGPISDRIGRRPVILTGMMIFLVGALGALLSTNLTMLVAASAIQGMGTGVAGVMARTMPRDLYAGTALRYANSLLNMGILVSPLLAPVIGGALAMVFGWRACYAFLLALCACVAFAMFRWLPETRPVQTEKRRMLASFRQLLGDSTFSCYLVMLIGALAGIAVFEASCGVLMGGVLGLSGLTVSILFILPIPAAFFGAWYAGRDGKTFHTLMWHSVISCLLAGAMMWIPGWFGVMNIWTLIVPAALFFFGAGMLFPLATTGAMEPFPYLAGAAGALVGGMQNMGSGLATWLSAMLPQTGQFSLGLLMFAMALLILLCWWPLSNRMQHQGHTA, from the coding sequence ATGAGAAAACTAGAGAATTTTCACCTGCTGGTGATGCTTATCCTGTTGGTCGCCGTCGGCCAGATGGCGCAAACCATTTATGTTCCCGTGATTGCTGATATCGCCCACGATCTGTCGGTTCGCACCGGCGCCGTGCAACGGGTGATGGCGGCGTATCTGCTGACCTACGGTTTCTCCCAGCTGATTTACGGTCCGATATCGGACCGTATCGGACGTCGTCCGGTGATCCTGACCGGCATGATGATCTTCCTGGTCGGTGCGCTGGGCGCGCTGCTGTCCACCAACCTGACGATGCTGGTCGCCGCCAGCGCGATTCAGGGCATGGGCACCGGCGTGGCGGGCGTGATGGCGCGCACCATGCCGCGCGATCTGTATGCCGGCACCGCGCTGCGCTACGCCAATAGCCTGTTGAACATGGGGATTCTGGTTAGCCCGCTGCTGGCGCCGGTGATCGGCGGCGCATTGGCAATGGTGTTCGGCTGGCGCGCCTGTTATGCCTTCCTGTTGGCGCTGTGCGCCTGCGTCGCCTTCGCCATGTTTCGCTGGTTGCCGGAGACCCGCCCGGTGCAGACGGAAAAACGCCGCATGCTGGCCAGTTTTCGCCAGCTGCTGGGCGACAGCACCTTCAGCTGCTATCTGGTGATGCTGATCGGCGCGCTGGCGGGGATTGCGGTATTCGAGGCCAGCTGTGGCGTGTTGATGGGCGGCGTATTGGGGCTGAGCGGTCTGACCGTCAGCATCCTGTTCATTCTGCCGATCCCGGCGGCGTTTTTCGGCGCCTGGTACGCCGGGCGCGACGGCAAGACCTTCCACACCCTGATGTGGCATTCGGTGATTAGCTGCCTGCTGGCGGGGGCGATGATGTGGATCCCGGGCTGGTTCGGCGTGATGAACATCTGGACGCTGATCGTGCCGGCCGCGCTGTTCTTCTTCGGCGCCGGCATGCTGTTCCCGCTGGCGACCACCGGGGCGATGGAGCCGTTCCCTTACCTGGCCGGCGCGGCGGGCGCGTTGGTGGGCGGCATGCAGAACATGGGATCGGGGCTCGCGACCTGGCTTTCCGCCATGCTGCCGCAAACCGGGCAGTTCAGCCTCGGATTGCTGATGTTCGCGATGGCGCTGCTGATCCTGCTGTGCTGGTGGCCGCTGTCCAACCGGATGCAACATCAGGGGCATACCGCATAA
- a CDS encoding helix-turn-helix transcriptional regulator, translating to MKTPELILLQLKALGPHSAKMLAERLDITPMGIRQHLQSLEKRELVCYEEARSKVGRPTRYWSLTERGHAFAAADQERLRASALQLFGGAGVEPLLNAREEQLYLRYAEELSSERSHQDRLARLVRLRQHDGYMAELFDHPHGALLVENHCPIGVAGSSCSSLCNSELQLFHRLFGNDYRVERTAHAISGSRHCAYLIRPREL from the coding sequence ATGAAAACACCTGAGCTGATTTTATTGCAGTTAAAGGCTCTCGGCCCGCACTCGGCCAAAATGCTGGCGGAGCGTCTGGACATTACGCCGATGGGCATCCGACAACATCTGCAATCCCTGGAAAAACGTGAGTTGGTTTGTTACGAAGAAGCGCGCAGCAAGGTCGGCCGCCCGACGCGCTACTGGTCGCTGACCGAGCGAGGGCACGCCTTTGCCGCCGCCGATCAGGAGCGGCTGCGGGCATCCGCGCTGCAGCTGTTTGGCGGCGCCGGGGTGGAGCCGTTGCTCAACGCGCGCGAAGAGCAGCTTTATCTGCGTTATGCCGAAGAGCTGTCCTCCGAGCGCAGCCATCAGGACCGGTTAGCCCGCCTGGTGCGCCTGCGGCAACACGACGGTTACATGGCCGAATTGTTCGACCACCCGCACGGCGCGCTGTTGGTGGAAAACCACTGCCCGATTGGCGTGGCCGGTTCCAGCTGCAGCAGCCTGTGCAATTCCGAGCTGCAGCTGTTTCACCGCCTGTTCGGCAACGACTACCGGGTAGAGCGCACCGCGCACGCCATTTCCGGCTCACGACATTGTGCTTATTTGATTCGACCACGGGAGCTTTAG
- the fpr gene encoding ferredoxin--NADP(+) reductase — protein sequence MAEWVNGKVTQVKQWTDGLFSLVVNAPIDPFTAGQFAKLALEIDGERVQRAYSYVNAPDDANLEFYLVTVPEGKLSPRLSQLQPGSDVMVTKEAAGFFVLDEVPDCDTLWMLATGTAIGPYLSILQQGAGLERFNNLVLVHAARFARDLSYLPLMQQLQQRYNGKLRIQTVVSREEAPGSLTGRVPALIEDGRLEAAIGLTIDAETSHVMLCGNPQMVRDTQQTLKDHRQMRKHLRRKPGHITSEHYW from the coding sequence ATGGCTGAATGGGTAAACGGCAAGGTTACGCAGGTAAAACAATGGACCGACGGGCTGTTCAGCCTGGTGGTCAATGCCCCCATCGATCCTTTCACCGCCGGGCAATTTGCCAAGCTGGCGCTGGAGATCGACGGCGAACGGGTGCAACGTGCCTACTCCTACGTCAATGCCCCCGACGACGCCAATCTGGAGTTCTATCTGGTCACCGTGCCGGAAGGCAAGCTGAGCCCGCGCCTCAGTCAGCTGCAGCCGGGCTCGGACGTGATGGTAACCAAAGAAGCGGCCGGCTTCTTCGTGCTGGACGAGGTGCCCGACTGCGATACGCTGTGGATGCTGGCGACCGGCACCGCCATCGGCCCCTATTTATCGATTCTGCAGCAGGGCGCCGGCCTGGAGCGCTTCAACAACCTGGTGCTGGTGCACGCCGCGCGCTTTGCGCGTGACCTGAGCTACCTGCCGCTGATGCAGCAACTGCAGCAGCGCTACAACGGCAAGCTGCGCATCCAGACCGTCGTCAGCCGCGAAGAGGCGCCCGGCTCATTGACCGGCCGCGTACCGGCGCTGATCGAGGACGGCCGGCTGGAAGCGGCGATCGGTTTGACTATCGACGCCGAAACCAGCCACGTGATGCTGTGCGGCAACCCGCAAATGGTGCGGGACACCCAGCAAACGCTGAAAGACCACCGCCAGATGCGCAAGCACCTGCGCCGCAAGCCGGGCCACATCACCAGCGAACACTACTGGTAA
- a CDS encoding DUF805 domain-containing protein, which produces MTLQQWCFSFKGRIGRRDFWIWMGLWLVLMAAAFTLANYQLVAIQSIAFFIVALLWPTAAVLVKRLHDRNKAGWWALLLILAWMLAAGNWQMLAPIWQWGVGRFIPTLIIVMMMIDLGAFVGTPGDNRFGPEAEPVKFR; this is translated from the coding sequence ATGACGTTACAACAGTGGTGTTTTTCTTTTAAGGGCCGCATCGGGCGGCGCGACTTCTGGATTTGGATGGGGCTGTGGTTGGTGCTGATGGCGGCGGCGTTTACGTTGGCCAATTATCAGCTGGTCGCCATCCAATCCATCGCCTTCTTTATCGTGGCGCTGCTGTGGCCGACGGCGGCGGTGCTGGTCAAGCGCCTGCACGATCGCAACAAGGCCGGCTGGTGGGCGCTGCTGCTGATCCTGGCGTGGATGCTGGCGGCGGGGAACTGGCAGATGCTGGCGCCGATCTGGCAATGGGGCGTTGGGCGTTTCATTCCGACGCTGATTATCGTGATGATGATGATCGATCTGGGTGCCTTCGTCGGCACGCCGGGAGATAACCGGTTTGGCCCGGAAGCCGAACCGGTGAAGTTCCGCTGA
- a CDS encoding DUF1454 family protein, whose product MLRKTLVIACLLQVAASAWADPPPADATPAAPYLLAGAPTFDLTVVKFREKYNRDNPKLPIGEFRAIPTAEDDSPLLTRAASKLNENLYASTALEKGTGKIKTLQITHLPLQQANEEKTARAIAISYMAALMRQFEPALTMEQSQNKVNSLLEKGKGSRFYQQQVGAIRYVVSDNGDKGVTFAVEPIKLALSEP is encoded by the coding sequence ATGCTGAGAAAAACCCTCGTCATCGCCTGCCTGCTGCAGGTGGCCGCCAGCGCCTGGGCCGATCCGCCGCCCGCCGATGCGACGCCCGCCGCACCTTACCTGCTGGCCGGGGCACCGACGTTCGATCTGACGGTGGTCAAATTCCGCGAAAAATACAACCGCGATAACCCGAAGCTGCCGATTGGCGAATTCCGCGCCATTCCCACCGCCGAAGACGATTCGCCGCTGCTGACGCGCGCCGCCAGCAAACTCAACGAAAACCTGTACGCCTCCACCGCGCTGGAGAAAGGCACCGGTAAAATCAAAACGTTGCAGATCACTCACCTGCCGCTGCAGCAGGCCAATGAAGAAAAAACCGCGCGCGCCATCGCCATCAGCTACATGGCGGCGCTGATGCGCCAGTTCGAACCGGCGTTGACAATGGAACAGAGCCAGAACAAGGTGAACAGCCTGCTGGAAAAAGGCAAAGGGTCGCGCTTTTACCAACAGCAGGTCGGCGCCATTCGCTATGTCGTCTCGGACAACGGCGATAAAGGCGTAACCTTCGCGGTTGAACCGATTA